From Desulfobacterales bacterium, the proteins below share one genomic window:
- a CDS encoding bifunctional riboflavin kinase/FAD synthetase, with translation MELITDLDEIKAPYPNAVITIGNFDGVHKGHQAILHQVIEHAETINGTSVAITFEPHPMKVLSSNGSPPLITLYEQKIELIEQTGIDVLVCIPFNREFAAITAETFVEDLLIQKIGMKAIVIGKDYKFGINREGSVAFLQQRADQYGIEVIVADWIPISHQYLERISSTRVREIVTEGRVEDARHLLGRYYQIRGEVVTGRQRGGPMLGFPTANIKLIDELCPKTGVYAVIVEWRKTKYKGVANIGYAPTFDDHLFTVEVYIFDFKQNIYGEAIRVNFIRRIRDEKKFAGIDELHDQISKDCDHARQILSDL, from the coding sequence ATGGAACTGATTACAGACCTGGATGAGATAAAAGCGCCTTACCCGAACGCGGTGATTACGATCGGTAATTTTGACGGGGTGCATAAGGGACACCAGGCCATTCTCCACCAGGTTATTGAGCATGCGGAAACGATTAACGGAACATCTGTTGCCATTACCTTTGAGCCCCATCCCATGAAGGTGCTTAGCAGCAACGGCTCTCCGCCCCTGATCACACTATATGAGCAGAAAATCGAACTGATTGAGCAGACCGGCATCGATGTGCTGGTGTGTATCCCGTTTAACCGGGAGTTTGCCGCAATCACTGCTGAGACATTTGTCGAGGACCTGTTGATTCAAAAAATCGGAATGAAGGCGATTGTCATCGGCAAAGACTATAAATTCGGCATAAACCGGGAAGGCAGTGTGGCGTTTTTGCAACAGCGGGCCGATCAGTATGGCATTGAAGTGATCGTTGCCGACTGGATCCCGATTTCACATCAATATCTGGAAAGGATCAGCAGTACCCGGGTGCGCGAGATTGTAACAGAAGGCCGGGTGGAAGACGCCAGGCACCTGCTTGGCCGGTATTACCAGATTCGCGGCGAAGTGGTCACCGGCCGCCAGCGCGGCGGCCCGATGTTAGGGTTTCCTACCGCCAACATTAAGCTGATTGACGAACTCTGCCCCAAGACGGGGGTATACGCTGTCATCGTGGAATGGCGGAAAACCAAATACAAGGGTGTGGCCAACATCGGATACGCGCCCACTTTTGATGATCACCTCTTCACGGTTGAAGTGTATATATTTGACTTTAAGCAGAATATTTACGGCGAAGCCATCCGGGTGAATTTCATCCGGCGCATCCGGGATGAAAAGAAATTTGCCGGCATTGATGAGCTGCACGATCAGATCAGCAAAGATTGTGACCATGCCAGACAGATCCTGTCTGATCTCTGA
- a CDS encoding PASTA domain-containing protein encodes MTRSILKFFFLMAVFFGIAGISAYLTLTLVIESEETVVVPELEGKNAINVLELLSDLGLNTKVRGSEYSPEVPRHHVIYQDPEPGTMIKKGRDVKVVLSKGSQTLAMPNLTDLPRQQAEVILANNGIESGVITRTYSQTIKKDYVIAHTPAAGRPVKRNEPVDLLISLGPRPTEYVMPDIEGMGLEEAVQIIEQYGLTLGEIRSVYHEDQAANIIIDQKPFSGYHVQPDQEVDLSVNRWHRKKGPDSSYSDNGEVLFRHQLPPGILKQHIRVELNAFGTSSVIYDELMAPGREIWVMVPRHFDAAVFLYQNEKLIRTEIY; translated from the coding sequence ATGACGCGCTCAATTCTTAAATTTTTTTTCCTGATGGCTGTTTTTTTCGGTATTGCCGGCATCAGTGCCTATCTGACGCTCACCCTGGTGATTGAAAGTGAAGAGACCGTGGTGGTGCCGGAGCTTGAAGGTAAAAATGCCATCAATGTTCTGGAACTGTTGTCTGATCTGGGGCTTAACACAAAAGTCAGGGGCTCGGAATACAGCCCTGAGGTACCGCGCCATCATGTGATCTATCAGGACCCGGAGCCCGGCACCATGATTAAAAAGGGCCGGGATGTCAAGGTGGTGCTTTCCAAAGGCTCGCAGACTTTGGCTATGCCGAACCTGACGGATCTTCCCCGGCAGCAGGCGGAAGTGATTCTGGCAAACAACGGCATTGAATCCGGCGTAATCACCCGCACCTACAGCCAAACCATCAAGAAGGATTATGTGATCGCCCATACGCCGGCTGCCGGCAGACCTGTTAAGCGGAACGAACCGGTTGATCTATTGATCAGCCTGGGACCGCGGCCGACGGAATATGTCATGCCTGATATAGAAGGCATGGGGCTTGAGGAGGCGGTTCAGATCATTGAACAATACGGCTTGACCCTTGGTGAAATCCGTTCGGTTTACCATGAGGATCAGGCGGCCAATATCATTATTGATCAGAAACCCTTTTCAGGCTATCATGTGCAGCCGGATCAGGAAGTTGATCTGTCGGTTAACCGCTGGCACCGCAAAAAGGGGCCGGATTCGTCATATAGCGATAACGGGGAGGTGCTTTTCCGCCATCAGCTACCGCCCGGTATTTTAAAGCAGCATATCCGGGTTGAGTTAAACGCGTTTGGCACCTCAAGTGTTATTTATGATGAATTAATGGCCCCCGGCCGGGAGATATGGGTCATGGTGCCCCGGCATTTTGATGCGGCGGTTTTTTTGTATCAGAACGAGAAGTTGATCAGAACGGAAATCTATTAG
- the rsmB gene encoding 16S rRNA (cytosine(967)-C(5))-methyltransferase RsmB, producing MPEPTGDDIAARKLALDILNHLARSDDMLDTVMERFAGDQADLSAEDRRLANAIVFGVMRRRRLLDQLIKQHAALPPARISPEIRNILRIALFQIFYLDRVPDFASVNTAVEMAKRFVSLKSSRFVNGLLRNTLRNRPADIQSILPADPVSALAISQSFPDWLVHRWANRYGLERTRRLCAAMNEIPPVTVRVNTLKISRDELRNTLSGMCERVFETEYAPAGLSFIGPAAPIDHLPPFQEGFFTVQDEAAQVVTHLLGPKPNENILDACAGLGGKTGHIAQLMGDTGRILAIDKDIEKLERLTDEMARLEIRNVSVCRMDLNKPDRPPQDSRFDRVLLDAPCSGLGVIRRNPDIKWAARKKELKRFADRQLRYLDAVSQWVAPSGVLVYAVCSMEPEETDRVVEIFLEKHPQFELQAPDQGELGNIQPIFDGSGFFRSLPHIHDMDGFFAARLKRR from the coding sequence ATGCCTGAGCCAACAGGAGATGACATAGCCGCCAGAAAACTCGCCCTGGATATTTTAAATCATCTGGCGCGAAGCGATGATATGCTGGATACGGTCATGGAAAGATTTGCCGGCGACCAGGCGGATCTCTCAGCCGAAGACCGGCGCCTGGCAAATGCCATTGTTTTCGGGGTGATGCGCCGGCGCCGCCTTCTCGACCAGCTGATTAAACAGCATGCCGCCCTGCCCCCGGCCAGGATATCGCCGGAAATCCGAAATATCCTGCGCATTGCCCTGTTTCAGATTTTTTATCTGGATCGGGTGCCGGATTTCGCATCCGTCAATACCGCGGTTGAGATGGCCAAGCGATTCGTCTCCCTTAAATCAAGCCGGTTTGTCAACGGGCTTTTAAGAAACACGCTCCGGAACCGGCCGGCAGATATCCAATCGATCCTGCCGGCGGATCCGGTTTCAGCCCTGGCCATCAGCCAGTCTTTTCCGGACTGGCTGGTCCACCGCTGGGCCAATCGATACGGGCTTGAAAGAACCCGCCGGCTCTGTGCGGCCATGAACGAGATCCCGCCGGTAACCGTAAGGGTCAATACATTAAAAATCAGCCGGGATGAATTGCGCAACACGCTTTCCGGGATGTGTGAGCGGGTTTTTGAAACCGAATACGCGCCCGCCGGCCTTTCTTTTATTGGCCCTGCTGCGCCCATCGATCATCTGCCGCCGTTTCAGGAGGGGTTTTTTACTGTTCAGGATGAAGCCGCACAGGTGGTGACCCATCTTCTTGGCCCGAAACCGAATGAAAATATTCTTGACGCATGTGCCGGATTGGGCGGCAAAACCGGCCATATTGCCCAACTGATGGGAGATACCGGTCGTATTCTGGCCATTGACAAGGACATTGAAAAGCTTGAAAGACTGACCGATGAGATGGCAAGGCTTGAAATTCGCAATGTGAGCGTATGCCGAATGGATCTGAACAAACCTGACCGCCCGCCACAGGATTCACGGTTTGATCGGGTTCTTCTGGATGCGCCCTGCTCCGGGCTCGGTGTGATTCGGCGCAATCCGGATATCAAATGGGCGGCCCGCAAAAAAGAGTTAAAGAGATTTGCGGACCGGCAGCTGCGGTATTTGGATGCGGTATCGCAATGGGTTGCCCCGTCCGGTGTTCTGGTGTATGCGGTATGCAGCATGGAACCTGAAGAGACAGACCGGGTGGTTGAAATTTTTCTGGAAAAGCATCCGCAATTTGAATTGCAGGCCCCGGATCAGGGCGAGTTGGGAAACATTCAGCCTATTTTTGACGGCAGCGGATTTTTCAGAAGCCTGCCGCATATTCACGATATGGACGGTTTTTTTGCCGCCAGGCTGAAAAGACGATAA
- the aroQ gene encoding type II 3-dehydroquinate dehydratase: MPRKILVLHGPNLNMLGKREPGVYGDKTLQAINEAVTAHARQFDMAVTAMQSNHEGELVASIQEADAAYQGIIINPAAYTHTSIAIRDAILTTDLPVIEVHISNIYKRESFRHQSLISDVVTGQIAGFGANGYVLAITAMAELLSDAGA; the protein is encoded by the coding sequence ATGCCGCGAAAAATCCTTGTTCTGCACGGGCCGAACCTTAATATGCTCGGCAAAAGAGAGCCGGGTGTCTACGGCGATAAAACGCTCCAAGCGATCAACGAGGCCGTTACCGCGCATGCCCGGCAATTTGATATGGCCGTAACCGCCATGCAATCCAACCATGAAGGCGAACTGGTGGCGTCCATTCAGGAAGCAGACGCAGCTTACCAGGGGATTATCATCAATCCCGCGGCCTATACCCATACGAGCATTGCCATCCGGGATGCCATTTTGACCACTGATCTGCCGGTCATCGAGGTGCATATCTCTAATATTTACAAGCGGGAGTCCTTTCGCCATCAGTCCCTGATATCGGATGTGGTTACCGGCCAGATTGCCGGATTCGGTGCCAACGGCTATGTGCTGGCAATCACGGCCATGGCAGAGCTGCTTTCCGATGCCGGCGCTTAA
- the rpe gene encoding ribulose-phosphate 3-epimerase: protein MEKLIAPSILSADFGRLAEEIRAVEAAGADWIHVDVMDGHFVPNITLGPMIVESVNQVTGLPLDVHLMIENPDKYIPDFIKAGADLVSVHVETCPHLNRTIDLIRTAGCRAGAVLNPATPLASLEWTLEYLDFVLLMSVNPGFGGQSFIPNTLDKIRRLRAMIEETGQDVRIQIDGGVNKNTIQDIAGAGADVFVAGSAIFGTDDYAATIKTFRDLLGG from the coding sequence ATGGAAAAGCTGATTGCCCCCTCGATATTATCGGCGGATTTCGGCCGGCTGGCCGAGGAAATCCGGGCAGTGGAAGCCGCCGGTGCGGACTGGATTCATGTGGATGTAATGGACGGGCATTTTGTCCCCAATATTACGCTGGGCCCCATGATTGTGGAATCCGTGAATCAGGTCACCGGCCTGCCCCTGGATGTGCATTTAATGATCGAAAATCCGGACAAGTATATCCCGGATTTTATCAAGGCGGGCGCGGATCTGGTCTCCGTTCATGTGGAAACCTGTCCCCATTTGAATCGTACCATCGATTTAATCCGTACCGCCGGATGCCGGGCCGGCGCGGTGCTCAACCCGGCCACACCGCTTGCGAGCCTTGAGTGGACGCTGGAATACCTGGATTTTGTGCTTTTAATGAGTGTTAACCCGGGTTTCGGCGGGCAATCATTTATTCCGAACACACTGGATAAAATCCGCCGCTTAAGGGCCATGATCGAAGAAACCGGCCAGGACGTGCGGATCCAGATCGACGGCGGCGTGAACAAAAACACCATCCAGGATATTGCCGGTGCCGGCGCTGACGTGTTTGTGGCCGGCTCGGCGATTTTCGGTACCGATGACTACGCTGCCACCATTAAAACATTCAGGGATCTCCTGGGAGGCTGA
- the tadA gene encoding tRNA adenosine(34) deaminase TadA — translation MSHENYMKQALAQAEKAFKADEVPVGAVLIDADGEIVASAYNQTIQLCDPSAHAEILALRKAGQRLQNYRLPHTALYVTIEPCVMCMAALIHARIKRVVFGAADPKWGAAGSLYQLAADERLNHHPEIIAGVCEPGCRQLMHDFFKLKRRNQKSGFLDDQ, via the coding sequence ATGTCCCATGAAAACTATATGAAACAGGCGCTTGCCCAGGCTGAAAAAGCTTTTAAAGCGGATGAAGTCCCAGTCGGGGCGGTTTTGATAGACGCTGACGGCGAAATTGTTGCTTCAGCCTATAACCAAACCATCCAGCTTTGCGATCCCAGCGCCCACGCGGAGATTCTGGCTTTGCGAAAAGCAGGCCAGCGGCTTCAAAATTATCGATTGCCACACACGGCGCTCTATGTCACTATTGAGCCCTGTGTGATGTGCATGGCGGCGCTGATTCATGCCCGGATCAAGCGGGTGGTTTTCGGCGCAGCGGATCCCAAATGGGGGGCTGCAGGCTCACTTTACCAACTGGCTGCGGATGAGCGGCTGAATCATCATCCGGAAATTATTGCCGGCGTGTGCGAGCCCGGATGCAGACAGCTGATGCATGACTTTTTCAAGCTGAAACGGCGGAATCAGAAGAGCGGATTTCTTGATGATCAATAA
- a CDS encoding peptidylprolyl isomerase, producing the protein MRIIANTVIILSLAFLLASPACTADEKEAKTEEQSGSYIAIVNGEKIPQQTLDQKLELIKKRAASSGQQLDAQRLASIKEDMVNNIVEKELLYQKSQELGMEVDPGTIDSQMDQFKQQFPDEEQYKQQLSALGYTEELLRSEIKKNMAIQKLIEQEIASNINITEDEIKAYYENNPEQFKTPEQVKARHILIKTDEKADKAEKQAAKEKIKELEERIEGGEKFSEVAKEESECPSSERGGDLGYFSKGQMVKPFEEAAFSLAVGDVSDIVETRFGYHLIKAEDKKEASKKTFDEVKDQIRQQLEQQKVKEQLPSYVENLKEAGDVEINMPETSSPSPEMTGSMPSVE; encoded by the coding sequence ATGCGGATCATAGCCAATACAGTGATCATTCTAAGCCTTGCGTTTCTGCTGGCCTCGCCGGCCTGCACGGCAGATGAAAAAGAGGCCAAAACAGAAGAGCAGTCGGGCAGCTATATAGCTATCGTCAACGGGGAAAAAATCCCTCAGCAAACACTCGACCAGAAACTTGAGCTGATCAAAAAGCGGGCCGCCAGCTCCGGCCAGCAGCTGGATGCACAGCGTCTGGCCAGCATCAAGGAGGATATGGTTAATAACATTGTCGAAAAGGAGCTGCTTTATCAGAAAAGCCAGGAGCTTGGCATGGAAGTTGACCCAGGCACCATTGACTCCCAGATGGACCAGTTCAAGCAGCAGTTTCCGGATGAAGAGCAATACAAACAGCAGCTCTCCGCCCTGGGCTACACCGAAGAGCTGCTCCGCAGCGAAATCAAAAAAAACATGGCCATACAAAAATTGATTGAGCAGGAAATTGCGTCCAATATCAATATCACTGAAGACGAAATAAAGGCTTACTACGAAAACAATCCGGAGCAGTTCAAAACTCCGGAGCAGGTAAAAGCCCGTCATATTCTGATAAAAACGGATGAAAAGGCGGATAAAGCCGAAAAGCAGGCAGCCAAGGAAAAGATCAAAGAGCTTGAAGAACGGATTGAAGGGGGCGAGAAATTTTCAGAAGTCGCCAAAGAAGAATCCGAATGTCCGAGCAGCGAGCGGGGGGGCGACCTCGGCTATTTCAGCAAAGGCCAGATGGTCAAACCCTTTGAAGAAGCGGCTTTTTCTCTGGCGGTCGGTGATGTCAGCGATATCGTGGAAACCCGGTTCGGCTACCATCTGATCAAGGCAGAGGACAAGAAAGAGGCTTCCAAGAAAACCTTTGACGAGGTAAAAGATCAAATCAGACAGCAGCTTGAACAGCAGAAAGTCAAAGAACAGCTGCCCAGCTATGTTGAAAATCTTAAAGAGGCCGGCGATGTTGAAATCAATATGCCCGAAACCAGCAGCCCAAGCCCGGAGATGACCGGCTCCATGCCCTCTGTAGAGTAA
- the def gene encoding peptide deformylase, which translates to MILEILTYPDDFLRQPTQNVETIDDRVQEIIENMAETMYQAPGVGLAAIQAGIDESIIVYDPYADPDKRNYKTLINPKIISSEGETVSENEGCLSVPDFRSDVKRAESVVVEGLDRTGKAVRINANGLLSVILQHEIDHLRGILFIDRISPLKRELYKKKRKKALKHSEA; encoded by the coding sequence ATGATCCTTGAAATTTTAACTTATCCCGATGATTTTCTGCGCCAGCCGACCCAAAATGTGGAAACAATAGATGACAGGGTTCAGGAAATCATTGAAAATATGGCTGAAACCATGTACCAGGCGCCGGGCGTGGGGCTTGCCGCGATTCAAGCGGGTATTGATGAGAGCATCATCGTCTACGATCCTTACGCGGATCCCGACAAAAGAAATTATAAAACCTTGATTAATCCAAAAATTATTTCCAGCGAGGGCGAAACCGTTTCGGAGAATGAAGGCTGCCTGAGCGTTCCGGATTTTCGCTCAGATGTAAAGCGGGCGGAAAGTGTGGTGGTCGAAGGGCTTGACCGGACCGGAAAAGCGGTCCGAATCAATGCCAATGGCCTGCTTTCGGTGATTCTTCAGCATGAGATCGATCACTTGCGCGGCATCCTGTTTATTGACCGGATCAGCCCGTTAAAACGGGAATTGTATAAAAAGAAGCGTAAAAAGGCCTTAAAGCACAGTGAAGCATAA
- the fmt gene encoding methionyl-tRNA formyltransferase — MKHKPSIIFMGTPDFAVPALAALADFGCRIPLVVTRPDRPKGRGRKLTSPPVKKAAENLGLQILQPEATKSDAFYQAIAEHHPDILVVVAFGHILPKRVLEIPPYGAINVHASLLPKYRGPAPIQWAVINGEKKTGVTTMLMDAGLDTGEILMASETPIHPDDTAGTLHDRLAQAGGALLKQTIAALQAGTLQPVPQNHGEASYAPMLKKADGRIDWSQPAEHIERQIRGMNPWPLAHCFYEDLRLNIFKAEVRPATRAAVPGTVIPGFSKELRIAAGQEALSLLELQAAGGKRLPVGDFLSGMHIPEGAVLK, encoded by the coding sequence GTGAAGCATAAACCCAGCATCATATTCATGGGCACGCCGGATTTTGCGGTCCCTGCCCTTGCCGCCCTCGCTGATTTCGGCTGCCGGATTCCGCTCGTGGTTACCCGGCCGGATCGGCCCAAAGGCCGGGGGCGCAAGCTAACCTCCCCCCCGGTAAAAAAAGCCGCCGAAAATTTGGGTTTGCAGATATTGCAGCCGGAGGCGACCAAGTCAGACGCCTTTTATCAGGCGATAGCTGAGCATCATCCGGATATACTGGTTGTTGTGGCCTTTGGTCACATCCTGCCCAAACGCGTCCTTGAGATTCCCCCATACGGGGCAATCAATGTCCATGCCTCGCTCTTGCCCAAATACCGGGGGCCGGCCCCGATCCAGTGGGCGGTCATAAACGGGGAGAAAAAGACCGGGGTAACCACCATGCTAATGGATGCCGGCCTTGACACCGGCGAGATCCTGATGGCATCAGAGACGCCGATACATCCGGATGACACGGCAGGCACGCTCCATGACCGCCTGGCGCAAGCCGGGGGCGCGCTTCTCAAGCAAACCATTGCCGCGCTGCAAGCCGGTACATTGCAGCCTGTGCCGCAAAATCACGGCGAAGCGAGCTATGCGCCCATGCTTAAAAAAGCAGACGGCCGGATTGACTGGTCGCAGCCGGCCGAGCATATTGAGCGGCAGATCCGCGGCATGAATCCATGGCCGCTTGCGCACTGCTTTTATGAGGACCTCCGTTTGAACATATTCAAAGCAGAAGTGCGGCCCGCCACCCGCGCGGCCGTACCCGGCACCGTGATTCCCGGCTTTTCAAAGGAACTTCGCATTGCCGCAGGCCAAGAGGCCCTATCCCTTCTCGAACTTCAGGCCGCCGGGGGCAAACGATTGCCAGTCGGCGATTTTTTAAGCGGCATGCATATACCTGAAGGCGCCGTACTCAAATAA
- a CDS encoding HEAT repeat domain-containing protein, translating into MKRPPAFAAIFAIGLFAAQAVFTFFVYQSNTALLNRLEAIAGAGYLVVPNTRIMASLDAFLPAFCGGLFFTLTAGAGLVLGSFILIYLWRFVLAGRPEIFLIMVILWEIGIYKAARTGAPILLTTAFTGLPLLILALMVKWTKASERVAGWRLALPHLLAILVIAGIWMPNLNAEVFINIRDQILLSNPVGQKINSFYYRYTLYPAEAFKSLSQKQINPAHIQISEPGLFAEIETALRSKDYLRIPPDFPADLTVRKANEGLLFAHKAQNILEISVSRFLRSPRETLRNFSQKTDQMQFLRQFTFFSLIIASPLLLYFFVYALVFGLFFWIRRPLRRQAFAAFACVFFAAAGAFALYPVQANTRPDPNPAGLASKLKSDSREQRIQALKIIDDKDVPISDYETALIRLAKSSAVAERYWAVKAMDNSDSTETYQILLKRLHDPHPNVACMALYSLGQRNAERAISEIKHVLRNSDHWYVQWYAYNALKELGWVQPESI; encoded by the coding sequence ATGAAGCGTCCCCCTGCCTTTGCCGCCATTTTTGCAATTGGCCTGTTTGCCGCCCAGGCCGTTTTCACCTTTTTTGTCTACCAGTCCAATACAGCTCTTCTAAATCGCCTTGAAGCAATTGCCGGGGCCGGATATCTGGTTGTACCCAACACCCGGATCATGGCCTCGCTGGATGCATTTCTGCCGGCATTCTGCGGCGGGCTTTTTTTTACGTTGACCGCAGGGGCGGGTCTTGTGCTGGGTTCTTTTATTCTGATTTACCTCTGGCGGTTTGTTCTTGCCGGCCGGCCGGAAATTTTTCTGATTATGGTGATCCTATGGGAGATAGGCATCTATAAAGCCGCCCGGACAGGCGCTCCGATTTTGTTGACCACTGCCTTTACCGGCCTCCCCTTGCTGATTCTGGCCCTGATGGTTAAATGGACCAAGGCGTCTGAGAGGGTTGCGGGTTGGCGATTGGCCCTGCCCCATTTGCTGGCGATCCTTGTTATTGCCGGCATCTGGATGCCGAACCTCAATGCGGAGGTATTTATCAACATCCGGGATCAGATTCTCTTAAGTAATCCCGTGGGGCAGAAAATTAATTCATTTTATTACCGCTATACCCTGTATCCGGCTGAGGCGTTTAAATCGCTCAGCCAGAAACAGATAAACCCCGCACACATTCAAATCAGCGAGCCCGGGTTGTTTGCAGAGATTGAAACCGCCCTTCGCAGTAAGGACTATCTGAGGATTCCACCGGATTTTCCGGCGGATCTAACCGTCAGAAAAGCGAACGAGGGGCTTTTGTTTGCGCATAAGGCCCAAAATATCTTAGAGATTTCTGTTTCCCGGTTTTTGCGCTCACCCAGGGAAACGTTAAGAAATTTTTCCCAAAAGACCGATCAGATGCAGTTTCTTCGGCAGTTTACTTTTTTCAGCCTGATTATTGCCTCCCCTTTGCTGCTGTATTTTTTTGTTTATGCGCTGGTTTTTGGCTTATTTTTCTGGATCCGGAGACCGCTCAGGCGTCAGGCGTTTGCCGCTTTTGCTTGTGTGTTTTTTGCGGCAGCCGGGGCTTTTGCCTTATACCCCGTTCAGGCAAATACCCGGCCTGATCCGAATCCGGCCGGCCTTGCCTCAAAACTTAAGTCTGACAGCCGGGAGCAGAGAATTCAGGCCCTGAAAATAATTGATGATAAGGATGTGCCGATTTCCGATTATGAAACGGCGTTAATCAGGCTTGCTAAAAGTTCGGCAGTCGCGGAACGCTACTGGGCCGTCAAAGCCATGGATAACAGCGATTCAACAGAGACTTACCAGATCCTCCTTAAACGCCTTCATGATCCGCATCCCAATGTGGCGTGCATGGCGCTCTACAGCCTGGGCCAGCGGAATGCGGAGCGGGCGATTTCAGAAATAAAGCATGTGCTAAGGAACTCAGACCATTGGTATGTTCAGTGGTATGCCTATAATGCGCTAAAGGAATTGGGATGGGTTCAGCCGGAATCGATTTAA
- a CDS encoding adenylosuccinate synthase, giving the protein MANIVIVGTQWGDEGKGKIVDLLAEYADIVVRFQGGNNAGHTMVVDGEQFISHLVPSGILQGKTCIIGNGMVVDPEVLISEIDYLIKKGIDVSPEKLKISEKAHVIMPYHKKLDAAREAANHKQRIGTTGRGIGPCYEDKASRRGIRFIDLADEEIFAEKVKSAAEEKNFTLKQFYSADGVSAEDIISEHAGYRERLAPYISDISVFLDQKVREGGQVLFEGAQGTHLDIDHGTYPYVTSSNTVSGNACCGAGVGPKQISDVTGIAKAYTTRVGQGPFPTELFDEIGNQIQEKGAEFGATTGRKRRCGWLDTVMLRNAVRLNSLTGLAITKLDVLGGLDEIKICTGYTCGGKSVTEFPADLKILGDCEPVYETLPGWSEDISGIRTYADLPENTKSYLNRIKALTETPIDIISIGPGRKETIVLKNSFAGI; this is encoded by the coding sequence TTGGCAAATATCGTCATTGTGGGAACCCAATGGGGGGATGAAGGCAAGGGAAAAATCGTTGACCTATTGGCAGAATATGCCGACATTGTTGTCCGTTTTCAGGGGGGCAATAATGCAGGCCACACCATGGTAGTGGATGGGGAGCAGTTTATCAGCCACCTGGTCCCCTCCGGCATTCTCCAGGGCAAAACCTGTATTATCGGAAACGGCATGGTGGTGGATCCGGAGGTGCTGATTTCGGAAATCGATTATTTAATCAAAAAAGGCATAGATGTCAGTCCGGAAAAATTAAAGATCAGCGAAAAAGCCCATGTTATCATGCCGTACCATAAAAAACTGGATGCCGCCCGGGAAGCCGCCAATCACAAGCAACGGATCGGCACCACCGGCCGGGGCATCGGACCTTGTTATGAGGACAAGGCCTCACGCCGGGGTATCCGGTTTATTGATTTAGCCGATGAAGAGATATTTGCCGAAAAAGTGAAATCCGCGGCAGAAGAAAAAAATTTCACCCTCAAACAGTTTTATTCGGCTGACGGGGTATCTGCGGAGGATATTATTTCCGAGCATGCCGGATATCGGGAGCGGCTTGCCCCGTATATCTCCGATATATCGGTCTTTCTTGACCAAAAAGTCAGGGAAGGCGGGCAGGTGCTGTTTGAAGGCGCCCAGGGCACCCATCTGGATATTGACCACGGTACATACCCCTATGTGACCTCCTCAAATACCGTATCCGGCAATGCCTGCTGCGGTGCCGGCGTCGGGCCGAAACAGATCAGCGATGTGACGGGAATTGCCAAAGCCTATACCACGCGGGTGGGGCAGGGGCCATTTCCCACTGAACTGTTTGACGAAATCGGTAATCAGATTCAGGAAAAAGGCGCTGAATTCGGGGCGACCACCGGCCGAAAGCGCCGGTGCGGCTGGCTGGATACGGTGATGTTGCGAAATGCCGTCCGTCTAAACAGCCTGACCGGTCTGGCCATTACCAAGCTGGATGTGCTGGGCGGTCTGGATGAGATAAAAATCTGTACCGGCTATACCTGCGGGGGAAAGTCGGTTACGGAATTTCCGGCGGATTTAAAAATTCTTGGCGACTGCGAGCCGGTCTATGAAACCCTTCCCGGGTGGAGCGAGGATATTTCGGGCATCCGAACCTATGCAGACCTGCCGGAAAACACCAAGTCTTACTTAAACCGTATCAAGGCCCTAACCGAGACGCCCATTGATATTATATCCATAGGACCCGGACGAAAGGAAACCATTGTGCTAAAGAACTCATTTGCCGGGATCTGA